The Hippocampus zosterae strain Florida chromosome 20, ASM2543408v3, whole genome shotgun sequence genome contains a region encoding:
- the LOC127592770 gene encoding dnaJ homolog subfamily C member 13-like isoform X3, producing MNVLKDNKDLACYYTTKHSWRGKYKRVFSVGTHGITTYNPTTLEVTNQWPYGDICGIGPVGKGQGTEFSLTFRKGTGKKSETLKFSTEHRTELLTEALRFRTEFSEGKITGRRYNCYKHHWSDTRKPVSLEVTPGGIDQIDPHTNRVLCSYDYRNVEGFVETSDYQGGFCILYGGFSRLHLFASEHRDDIIRSAIEHAGNFIGIMLRLRKEALTFEGFVTDRLGKYGSDESITSLAEFVVQKITPRHSEPVKRILALTETCLVERDPASYNIVTIKPFGEVFALICDVDNPQVFTVEFIRGQIRKFSSTERDSLLASLLDGVRASGNRDVCVKMAPTRRGQRWGLLSMPVDEEVESLHLKFLAAPPNGHFADAVYRFNANISYSGVLHAVTQDGLFSENKEKLINNAVLALLSQDAELPALNAELESHFQAIRRLVASKAGFQAFTQLPKFREKLGVKTVKALKRNNNGVTHAAIDMLCALMCPMHDDYDLRQEQLNKASLLSSKKFLENLLEKFITNVDQGTGALVISSLLDFLTFALCAPYSETTEGQQFDMLLEMVAGNGRTLFKLFQHPSMAIVKGAGLVMKAIIEEGDKEIATKMQELALSEGALPRHLHTSLFTISADQRMLTNRQLSRHLVGLWTAENPIAMSLLKRILPSGLLAYMDSPDPVPEKDVDRMHVRDNLKIATDLLNRNKVPEWQRLAGKAAKEVEKFAKEKADLVLMHWRDKMGVAQKEQDRNNLNANQKPVILRKRRQRIKIEANWELFYYRFQLDHARSNLIWNLKTREELRDALEGEMRAFNVDRELGNAAVISWNHQEFEVKYECLSDEIKIGDYYLRLLLEEDENAESSAIKRSYEFFNELYHRFLLTPKVAMKCLCLQALTIVYGKCFEEIGPFTDTKYIVGMLDRCTDKLERDRLILFLNKLILNRKNVKDIMDSNGVRILVDLLTLAHLHTSRATVPLQSNVLEAAPDMKRESEKEWYFGNADKERRGPFSFEEMQEFWTTGALSAKTRCWAQGMDGWRPLQAIPQLKWCLLATGQAVMNETDLATLILNMLITMCSYYPSRDQDNSIIRPLPKIKRMISDSACLPHIVQLLLTFDPILVEKVANVLYLVMQDNPNLQRLYLTGVFFFIMMYTGSNVLPVARFLKYTHLKQAFKSEESKGQDIVQRSVLGAALPEAMVCYLENYEAERFSEIFLGEFDTPEAIWSCEMRRMMIEKIAAHIADFSPRLQSNTRALYQYCPIPIISFPQLDNELFCNIYYLRHLCDTIHFPNWPIRDAVKLLKDTLEAWKREVEKKPPSMSIDDAYEVLNLPKGQGMHEESKIRKAYFRLAQKYHPDKNPDGREMFEKVNKAYEFLCTKSARVLDGPDPENIILILKTQSILFNRHKDELEPYKYAGYPMLIKTITMETQDDHLFSKTSPLLPAATELAFHTVNCSSLNAEELRRENGIEVLLEALSRCVSVLTASSKADDMAVQVCGHICKCYSVAAQFEECREKMIELPYIIRDLCHILYYGKGLPKTAALAVQCVSSFAVDFFLQTQLYHAGVLWHLLVHLFNYDYTLEESGVQTSQDTNQQEVANHLAKLSLVSLSRLGGYLPMPHGANPAPETNGVESTPPENPSICKSLAAMLTPYISRKLGMGSSSEVLKLLNSNTENPYLIWNNGTRAELLEFLERQQEGNIKRGENDESFGAEFAFSEHSKELIVGEIFVRVYNEQPTFPLEYPKAFAASLLDYVGSQAQYLHTLLAMSQSNKVESQQHAGRLRFAEMALEALRNVIKNNPGSETECIGHFKLLFSLLRVHGAGRVQQLVLEVVNTVTSNQECVSNIAESLVLSNLLLLLHSLPSSRQMVLETLHALTSNTKIVKEAMAKGALIYLLDLFCNCTHPQVRTQTAELFSKMTSDKLVGPKVRLTLIRFLPSVFMDAMRDNAEAAVHIFEGTHENPELIWNDSSRETVSTTVREMMLEHFKQQKDNPDVNWKLPEDFTVAYGAGQGELEVGGVFLRIFIAQPGWVLRKPRDFLVSLLETLTELLEKNNPNGEALETVTTAAVCLFSTQAQLADQVPPLGHLPRILAALNHKNNAIPKSSIRLIHALSDNELCVRSMSALEAIAPLMTGMKVRTDMAGLACEALNRMFQKEQTELVAQALRADLVPYLLRLLEGIGLENLDNPSATKAQIVKALKSMTRSLQYGEQVNEILAKSSVWSAFKDQKHDLFINESQTAGYLTGPGVAGYLTAAGSGTTVLPSGPPPVDSDHADQG from the exons ATGAACGTCCTGAAAGACAACAAGGACCTGGCCTGCTACTACACCACCAAGCACTCGTGGAGGGGAAA GTACAAGCGCGTCTTCTCCGTCGGAACTCACGGCATCACCACGTACAACCCCACCACGCTCGAAGTCACAAATCAG TGGCCTTATGGAGACATTTGTGGAATCGGTCCGGTGGGGAAAGGCCAGGGAACGGAGTTCAGTCTCACGTTCCGAAAGGGCACCGGCAAGAAGTCGGAGACGCTCAAGTTCTCCACCGAGCATCGGACGGAGCTGCTCACAGAAGCTTTG AGATTCCGAACGGAATTTTCAGAAGGGAAAATAACCGGCAGG CGGTACAACTGCTACAAGCACCACTGGAGCGACACGCGCAAGCCCGTCAGCTTGGAGGTGACGCCGGGCGGCATCGACCAGATCGATCCGCACACCAATCGGGTGCTGTGCTCCTACGACTATCGCAACGTGGAGGGCTTCGTGGAGACCTCCGACTACCAGGGAGGCTTCTGCATCCTTTACGGCGGCTTCAGCCGGCTG CATCTGTTTGCCTCCGAGCACCGGGACGACATCATCCGCAGCGCCATCGAGCACGCCGGCAACTTCATCGGCATCATGCTGCGGCTCAGGAAGGAGGCGCTCACCTTTGAGGGTTTTGTGACGGACCGGCTGGGGAAGTACGGATCGGACGAGAGCATCACGTCGCTGGCCGAGTTTGTGGTGCAGAAGATCACCCCGCGCCACTCG GAGCCCGTGAAACGAATCTTGGCGCTGACCGAGACGTGTTTGGTGGAGAGGGATCCAGCTTCCTACAACATCGTCACCATCAAACCGTTTGGAGAG GTGTTTGCGCTCATCTGCGACGTCGACAATCCTCAGGTGTTTACAGTCGAGTTCATCCGAGGCCAGATCAGAAAGTTCTCCTCCACAGAACG GGACTCCCTGCTGGCCAGCCTGCTGGACGGCGTGCGCGCGTCGGGCAACAGGGACGTGTgcgtcaagatggcgcccacgCGGCGCGGCCAGCGATGGGGCCTCCTGAGCATGCCCGTGGATGAGGAGGTGGAGAGTCTGCACCTCAAGTTCTTGGCCGCGCCGCCGA ACGGGCACTTTGCCGACGCTGTGTACCGATTCAACGCCAACATCTCCTACAGTGGCGTGTTGCACGCAGTAACGCAAGAC gGTCTGTTCTCCGAGAACAAAGAGAAGCTCATCAACAACGCCGTCCTGGCCCTCCTGTCGCAGGACGCCGAGCTGCCCGCTCTCAACGCCGAGCTTGAGAGCCACTTCCAGGCCATCCGCCGCCTGGTGGCCTCCAAGGCCGGCTTCCAGGCCTTCACTCAGCTGCCAAA GTTCAGAGAGAAATTAGGAGTCAAGACGGTGAAAGCTTTAAAGAGGAACAACAACGGCGTGACGCACGCTGCTATTGACATGCTTTGCGCCCTGATGTGT CCCATGCACGACGACTACGACCTGAGGCAGGAGCAGCTCAACAAAGCGTCTCTGTTGTCATCCAAGAAGTTCCTGGAAAACCTGCTTGAAAAATTCATCACCAATGTG GACCAAGGAACTGGAGCTTTGGTCATCAGTTCCCTCCTGGATTTTTTAACGTTCGCCCTGTGCGCCCCCTACAGCGAGACCACCGAGGGCCAGCAGTTCGACATGCTGCTGGAGATGGTGGCCGGCAACGGACGCACGCTCTTCAAACTCTTCCAG CATCCCTCGATGGCCATCGTGAAGGGAGCTGGACTGGTGATGAAGGCCATTATTGAG GAAGGAGATAAGGAAATCGCCACCAAAATGCAAGAACTGGCTTTGAGCGAGGGAGCCCTGCCTCGCCATTTGCACACCTCCTTGTTCACCATCAGCGCCGACCAAAGGATGCTCACCAACAG aCAGCTGAGCCGTCACCTGGTGGGACTGTGGACCGCCGAAAACCCCATCGCCATGAGCCTCCTGAAGAGAATTTTG CCGTCGGGCCTGCTTGCTTACATGGATAGTCCTGATCCGGTCCCGGAGAAAGACGTGGATCGAATGCACGTCCGAGATAACTTAAAAATTGCCACG GACCTACTCAACCGCAACAAAGTGCCCGAGTGGCAGCGGCTAGCTGGCAAAGCAGCCAaagaggtggagaagtttgccAAGGAGAAGGCGGATCTGGTCCTCATGCACTGGAGAGACAAGATGGGCGTCGCTCAGAAGGAG CAGGACAGAAATAATCTG AATGCCAATCAAAAGCCAGTCATCCTGAGAAAGCGACGACAGCGGATCAAGATCGAAGCCAACTGGGAGCTTTTTTACTACAG ATTCCAGCTTGACCACGCACGCTCCAATCTCATCTGGAATCTGAAGACCAGGGAGGAGCTGCGGGACGCACTGGAAGGGGAGATGCGTGCCTTCAACGTGGACCGCGAGCTGGGCAACGCCGCCGTCATCTCCTGGAACCACCAGGAATTCGAG GTGAAATACGAGTGCCTTTCCGATGAGATCAAGATTGGTGACTATTACTTGCGCCTCCTGCTGGAGGAGGATGAAAATGCCGAATCGAGTGCCATCAAAAGATC GTACGAGTTCTTCAACGAGCTCTACCACCGCTTCCTGCTCACGCCCAAAGTCGCCATGAAGTGCCTGTGCCTCCAGGCGCTCACCATCGTGTACGGCAAGTGCTTCGAAGAGATCGGGCCCTTCACCGATACCAAATAcatcgtgggcatgctggaccGC TGTACAGACAAGCTGGAAAGGGACAgactcatcctcttcctcaacaAGCTGATCCTCAACAGG AAAAACGTGAAAGACATAATGGACTCGAATGGGGTGCGCATCCTGGTGGACTTGCTCACCTTGGCTCATCTGCATACCAGCAGAGCCACGGTGCCGCTCCAG AGCAACGTCTTGGAAGCGGCGCCTGACATGAAGCGGGAGAGTGAGAAGGAATGGTACTTTGGGAATGCGGACAAGGAAAGAAGAGGACCTTTCAGTTTTGAGGAG ATGCAAGAGTTTTGGACCACGGGCGCCCTGTCGGCCAAGACGCGCTGCTGGGCCCAGGGCATGGACGGATGGCGCCCCCTGCAGGCCATCCCGCAACTGAAGTGGTGCCTGCTGGCCACAGGGCAGGCGGTGATGAACGAGACGGACTTGGCGACGCTCATCCTCAACATGCTCATCACCATGTGCTCCTACTACCCCAGCAG GGATCAAGATAACTCCATTATTCGCCCATTACCAAAGATCAAGAGGATGATAAGTGACAGCGCTTGCCTCCCTCATATTGTTCAG CTCCTCTTGACATTTGACCCCATCCTGGTGGAAAAGGTGGCCAATGTGCTGTACTTGGTGATGCAGGACAACCCCAACTTGCAGCGACTCTACTTGACCGGCGTCTTCTTTTTCATCATGATGTACACGGGCTCCAACGTGCTTCCTGTCGCGAG gttcctGAAGTACACTCACTTGAAACAAGCCTTTAAATCAGAAGAG TCCAAAGGTCAGGACATTGTGCAGCGCAGCGTTCTTGGCGCGGCCCTTCCCGAAGCCATGGTGTGCTACCTGGAGAACTACGAGGCCGAGCGCTTCTCGGAGATCTTCCTCGGAGAATTCGATACCCCGGAGGCCATCTGGAGCTGTGAGATGAG GCGCATGATGATCGAGAAGATCGCCGCCCATATTGCCGACTTCAGCCCCAGGCTGCAGAGCAACACGCGCGCCCTCTACCAGTACTGCCCCATTCCGATCATCAGCTTCCCCCAGCTGGACAACGAGCTCTTCTGCAACATCTACTACCTCAGACACCTGTGTGACACCATCCACTTCCCCAACTGGCCTATTCGAGATGCT GTGAAGCTGCTTAAGGACACCCTCGAAGCATGGAAGAGGGAGGTGGAGAAGAAGCCTCCCTCCATGTCAATAGATGACGCTTACGAAGTCCTTAACCTCCCCAAAGGACAAGGGAT gcaCGAAGAGAGCAAGATCAGAAAAGCTTACTTCAGGCTGGCGCAAAAGTACCATCCAGACAAGAACCCGGATGGCAgg GAAATGTTTGAGAAAGTCAACAAGGCCTACGAGTTCCTTTGCACAAAATCGGCACGGGTCCTTGATGGGCCTGACCCGGAAAACATTATCCTCATTCTGAAGACCCAAAGCATCCTTTTCAACCGGCACAAAGATG AGCTAGAGCCCTACAAGTACGCCGGCTATCCCATGCTCATCAAAACCATCACCATGGAGACCCAAGACGACCACCTCTTCTCCAAGACCTCCCCTCTCCTGCCAGCCGCCACCGAACTCGCCTTCCACACCGTCAACTGCTCATCACTCAACGCTGAGGAGCTGCGGCGCGAGAATGGAATTGAG GTGTTGCTGGAGGCACTTTCCCGCTGCGTCTCCGTGTTGACTGCATCCAGCAAGGCCGATGACATGGCCGTTCAG GTGTGCGGGCACATCTGCAAGTGCTACAGCGTGGCCGCGCAGTTTGAGGAATGCCGAGAAAAGATGATCGAGCTGCCCTATATCATCAGAGACCTCTGTCACATCTTATACTACGGAAAG GGTCTCCCCAAAACCGCAGCCCTGGCGGTGCAATGCGTCAGCTCCTTCGCGGTGGACTTCTTCCTGCAGACGCAATTGTATCACGCCGGCGTGCTCTGGCACCTGCTGGTGCACCTCTTCAACTACGACTACACGCTGGAGGAGAGCGGGGTCCAGACCAGCCAGGACACCAACCAGCAGGAGGTGGCCAACCACCTGGCCAAGCTCAGCCTGGTGTCCCTCAGCCGCCTAGGCGGCTACCTGCCGATGCCGCACGGCGCCAACCCCGCGCCCGAGACCAACGGCGTGGAAAGCACGCCTCCGGAGAACCCCAGCATCTGCAAGAGCCTGGCCGCCATGCTGACGCCGTACATCTCCAGGAAGCTGGGGATGGGATCTTCTTCGGAG GTCTTGAAACTGCTGAACAGCAACACGGAGAACCCCTACCTCATCTGGAACAACGGGACAAGAGCCGAGCTGTTGGAGTTTCTGGAGCGTCAACAGGAGGGGAACATTAAAAGA GGGGAGAACGACGAGAGCTTTGGCGCGGAATTCGCATTCAGCGAGCACAGTAAAGAGCTGATTGTCGGGGAGATCTTTGTGCGCGTTTACAATGAACAACCAACTTTCCCACTTGAG TATCCCAAAGCGTTTGCGGCGAGCCTGCTGGACTACGTCGGCTCGCAAGCGCAGTACCTGCACACGCTGCTGGCCATGAGCCAGAGCAACAAGGTGGAGTCCCAGCAGCACGCCGGGCGTCTCCGCTTCGCCGAGATGGCTCTGGAGGCTCTGCGCAACGTCATCAAGAACAACCCCG GCTCTGAGACGGAGTGCATCGGCCACTTCAAGCTGCTCTTCTCCCTGCTACGTGTTCACGGCGCCGGCAGGGTGCAGCAGCTTGTCCTCGAG GTTGTCAACACGGTGACGTCGAATCAAGAATGTGTGAGCAACATCGCCGAGTCGCTGGTGCTGTCCAACCTTCTCTTGCTGCTGCACTCGCTTCCATCAA GCAGGCAAATGGTGCTGGAGACGCTCCATGCCTTGACATCCAACACCAAAATAGTCAAAGAGGCAATGGCAAAAG GGGCTCTTATCTACTTGCTCGATCTCTTCTGTAACTGCACTCACCCTCAGGTTCGCACGCAGACGGCTGAGCTCTTCTCCAAAATGACTTCGGACAAGCTGGTCGGGCCCAAG GTTCGCCTGACTCTGATCCGCTTCCTGCCGAGCGTGTTCATGGACGCCATGCGGGACAACGCCGAGGCGGCGGTCCACATCTTCGAGGGAACGCACGAGAATCCCGAGCTCATCTGGAACGACAGCTCTCGGGAGACGGTGTCCACCACCGTGCGGGAGATGATGCTCGA gcactTTAAACAGCAGAAGGATAATCCTGACGTCAACTGGAAA CTGCCGGAGGACTTCACTGTGGCCTACGGAGCCGGCCAGGGTGAACTGGAAGTGGGCGGAGTCTTCTTGCGTATCTTTATCGCGCAGCCGGGCTGGGTGTTGCGCAAGCCTCGAGACTTCCTGGTGTCGCTCCTGGAGACCCTGACGGAGTTACTGGAGAAGAATAATCCCAAT GGGGAGGCGCTGGAGACGGTCACCACGGCAGCAGTGTGTCTGTTCAGCACGCAGGCGCAGCTGGCCGATCAGGTACCGCCTCTTGGTCACTTGCCTCGCATCTTAGCCGCGCTCAACCACAAGAACAACGCCATTCCCAAGAGCTCCATCCGCCTCATCCACGCGCTCTCGGATAACGAG CTCTGCGTACGCTCCATGTCCGCGTTGGAGGCCATCGCCCCGCTGATGACCGGAATGAAAGTCCGCACCGATATGGCGGGGCTGGCCTGCGAGGCGCTGAACCGCATGTTCCAGAAGGAGCAGACGGAACTGGTGGCTCAG GCTCTCAGAGCGGACCTGGTTCCGTACCTTCTGAGGCTCCTGGAAGGAATCGGACTGGAGAACCTGGACAACCCGTCGGCCACAAAGGCCCAGATTGTGAAAGCGCTCAAGTCCATGACTCGCAGTCTGCAGTATGGAGAACAG gtgAACGAGATCCTGGCCAAGTCCTCCGTATGGAGTGCCTTTAAGGACCAGAAACACGATCTCTTCATTAATGAGTCGCAGACCGCAGGCTACCTGACAG GGCCAGGAGTAGCCGGTTACCTCACGGCAGCAGGAAGCGGCACCACCGTACTGCCCAGCGGCCCACCCCCGGTGGACAGCGACCACGCCGATCAGGGCTGA